Proteins from a genomic interval of Candidatus Babela massiliensis:
- a CDS encoding zinc metalloprotease HtpX yields the protein MWFNQLKTIVFLATLTGMLMLIGGLFGGTQGVITSFIMALFMNGISYFYSDKIVLNMYRAKVLDKSRYGFIYDMVQDIANKANIPMPKLWLVDTPMANAFATGRDPKNASVAVTSGILGLLDQRELRGVLAHEISHIQNRDILIGTIAATIAGAIGFLANMAQRMAFWSSMSNNDRDRRNNPSVISLFLVSILMPIAATLVRLAISRSREYLADEHGAELSHDPLALASALEKLNAHIADAHLKENNGMQVATSHLFIVYPFLPKGFTALFSTHPSLQKRVAHLRKIYQDMQIGDQR from the coding sequence ATGTGGTTTAATCAATTAAAAACAATTGTATTTTTGGCTACCTTAACTGGAATGTTAATGCTGATAGGAGGTCTCTTTGGAGGAACACAGGGTGTTATCACTTCTTTTATAATGGCTTTGTTTATGAATGGCATTTCTTATTTTTATTCAGATAAAATAGTGCTTAATATGTACAGAGCAAAAGTACTGGATAAGTCTAGATACGGTTTTATTTATGATATGGTACAAGATATTGCCAATAAAGCAAATATACCTATGCCTAAGCTTTGGTTAGTAGATACTCCAATGGCTAATGCTTTTGCAACAGGTCGCGATCCTAAAAACGCTTCAGTTGCTGTTACAAGTGGTATTTTAGGTTTATTGGATCAAAGAGAGTTAAGGGGTGTACTTGCTCATGAGATTTCTCATATACAAAATAGAGATATTTTAATCGGAACAATTGCAGCAACTATAGCAGGAGCTATAGGCTTTTTAGCAAATATGGCTCAAAGAATGGCTTTTTGGTCAAGTATGAGTAATAACGATAGAGATAGAAGAAATAATCCGAGTGTTATTTCTTTATTCTTAGTTTCTATTTTAATGCCTATAGCAGCTACATTAGTAAGACTTGCTATATCAAGATCAAGAGAGTATTTAGCAGATGAACATGGAGCTGAACTTTCTCATGATCCATTGGCGTTAGCATCAGCGCTTGAAAAGCTTAATGCTCATATTGCAGATGCTCATCTTAAAGAAAATAATGGAATGCAAGTAGCAACTAGTCATTTATTTATTGTATATCCTTTTCTTCCCAAGGGTTTTACTGCACTTTTTTCAACGCATCCATCTTTACAAAAGAGAGTTGCACATTTGAGAAAAATATATCAGGATATGCAAATAGGTGACCAAAGATAA